Proteins encoded by one window of Rubrobacter indicoceani:
- the ruvB gene encoding Holliday junction branch migration DNA helicase RuvB, with protein MADDEMDDFTVRRNAGPENSGEVEDITGAAGWAPTGEVPPVGDPSDERPLDPGPFEGDDEPTLRPRTLGEFIGQEKLKENLEIFLEAAKRRGEALDHMLLAGPPGLGKTSLCRILAAEMGVQLHPTSGPTLERAGDMAAILTSLEEGDFLFIDEIHRLNRQIEEVLYPAMEDYALDIVLGQGPSARTIRMDLPKFTLVGATTRTGLMTKPLLDRFGYTAQMDYYRPEDLRKIAVRSAGILNVPMTEEGASQLARRSRGTPRVANRLLRRVRDYAEVRGDGTVDEATAKAALEMQGVDDLGLDRADRNYLTLIIDKFDGGPVGVGTISVALGEARDTVEEVFEPFLLQSGLIQRTSRGRIVTRRTYEHLGLSTPGSDNASPPDNGLW; from the coding sequence ATGGCCGACGACGAGATGGACGATTTCACGGTGCGTCGAAACGCCGGGCCGGAGAACAGCGGCGAAGTAGAGGACATAACCGGGGCCGCCGGGTGGGCGCCGACGGGTGAAGTACCACCGGTGGGCGACCCTTCCGACGAACGACCGCTCGACCCGGGGCCGTTCGAGGGCGACGACGAGCCGACCCTACGGCCACGCACCCTCGGTGAGTTTATCGGGCAGGAGAAGCTCAAGGAGAACCTCGAGATCTTTCTCGAAGCCGCAAAGCGTCGGGGGGAGGCTCTGGATCACATGCTCCTCGCAGGTCCGCCGGGGCTCGGGAAGACAAGCCTGTGTCGCATCCTGGCCGCCGAGATGGGCGTACAGCTGCATCCGACGAGCGGTCCGACGCTGGAGCGGGCCGGAGACATGGCCGCGATCCTCACGTCTCTGGAAGAGGGCGATTTCCTGTTTATAGACGAGATACACCGCCTGAACCGACAGATCGAAGAAGTCCTCTACCCGGCGATGGAGGACTACGCCCTCGACATCGTTCTCGGACAGGGACCGTCGGCGCGGACCATTCGGATGGATTTGCCGAAGTTCACGCTCGTCGGGGCGACGACGCGCACCGGGCTTATGACCAAGCCCCTGCTCGACCGCTTCGGTTACACCGCACAGATGGACTACTACAGGCCGGAGGATCTGAGGAAGATAGCCGTTCGTAGCGCGGGGATTCTGAACGTGCCGATGACGGAAGAGGGAGCGTCGCAGCTTGCCCGCCGCAGCCGGGGGACGCCGCGCGTCGCAAACCGCCTTCTTCGGCGGGTTCGCGACTACGCCGAGGTCCGGGGCGACGGCACGGTAGACGAGGCGACCGCAAAGGCCGCCCTTGAAATGCAGGGCGTTGACGACCTCGGCCTCGACCGCGCCGACCGCAACTACCTGACGCTGATAATCGACAAGTTCGACGGCGGGCCGGTCGGGGTCGGGACCATCTCCGTCGCGCTCGGCGAGGCCCGCGACACCGTCGAGGAGGTCTTCGAACCGTTCCTGCTTCAGTCCGGTCTGATACAGCGCACCAGCCGGGGGCGCATCGTAACCCGGCGCACCTACGAACACCTCGGCCTCTCGACGCCCGGCTCAGACAACGCCTCCCCACCGGATAACGGCCTTTGGTAG
- the ruvA gene encoding Holliday junction branch migration protein RuvA, which produces MIHRLRGQLIEKDNEGVVVECAGVGYRALTSLTTVQALPPTGEECVVHTRLIVREDAQLLFGFASRDERAVFDAITSVSRVGPKLALAVLSSMSPGQVAEAVARGDVLKFASVSGLGKKTAERLVLELKGKEAAFFEVVPELSSKNGSSAPVAPASPGGGPYLEAREALTGLGYSLEEAEAALSGAGEQDSVEAYIKAALRGVRRR; this is translated from the coding sequence ATGATACACCGCTTAAGAGGACAACTTATAGAGAAGGACAACGAGGGCGTTGTAGTGGAGTGCGCCGGGGTCGGATACCGGGCCCTCACCTCGCTGACAACGGTGCAGGCCCTGCCGCCGACGGGCGAGGAGTGCGTGGTGCATACGCGCCTGATCGTCCGCGAAGATGCGCAGCTTCTGTTCGGGTTCGCCTCCCGCGACGAACGGGCCGTCTTTGATGCGATCACCTCGGTGTCGAGGGTCGGGCCGAAGCTGGCGCTTGCGGTGCTGTCCTCGATGTCACCGGGGCAGGTCGCCGAGGCCGTAGCCCGCGGCGACGTTCTGAAGTTCGCGAGCGTCTCGGGCCTCGGAAAAAAGACCGCCGAACGGCTCGTGCTGGAGCTGAAGGGAAAGGAAGCGGCCTTCTTCGAGGTTGTACCGGAGCTTTCGTCGAAAAACGGGTCGTCCGCCCCGGTCGCACCGGCATCGCCGGGCGGCGGACCGTACCTGGAGGCCCGGGAGGCTTTGACGGGGCTCGGGTACTCGCTCGAGGAGGCCGAGGCCGCGCTGTCGGGGGCGGGGGAGCAGGACTCCGTCGAGGCGTACATCAAGGCCGCGCTGCGCGGCGTACGGAGGCGTTAG
- the ruvC gene encoding crossover junction endodeoxyribonuclease RuvC codes for MLRTGNTRETSRTVLGIDPGTATMGWGVVRETGSRLTYVQHGAITTPPDWTMPRRLDKLFRGVSQLTAGYRPDAVAVEELFFNTNVTTAITVGQARGVALLAAYRAGCEVFEYTPLQVKQAVTSYGRADKKQVQEMVKALLSLPEIPKPDDAADGLAISITHLFSSRMGGRQTGTHKPKPGKAGVGK; via the coding sequence ATGCTCAGGACCGGCAACACCAGAGAGACCTCGCGCACCGTTCTCGGCATAGACCCCGGAACCGCGACGATGGGCTGGGGCGTTGTCCGGGAGACGGGCAGCCGCCTAACCTACGTCCAGCACGGGGCGATAACCACGCCCCCCGACTGGACCATGCCGCGCCGCCTGGACAAACTCTTCCGGGGGGTCTCACAGCTGACGGCGGGCTACCGGCCCGACGCCGTCGCCGTCGAAGAACTTTTCTTCAACACCAACGTTACGACCGCCATCACGGTCGGGCAGGCGCGGGGGGTCGCGCTGCTCGCGGCGTACCGGGCGGGTTGCGAGGTCTTTGAGTACACGCCCCTGCAGGTCAAGCAGGCCGTCACGAGCTACGGGCGGGCCGACAAAAAACAGGTTCAGGAGATGGTCAAGGCCCTGCTCTCGCTCCCCGAAATCCCGAAGCCCGATGACGCTGCCGACGGCCTCGCCATCTCCATAACCCACCTCTTCTCCAGCCGGATGGGCGGGCGGCAGACCGGCACCCACAAACCGAAACCCGGCAAAGCCGGGGTGGGAAAATAA
- the trhA gene encoding PAQR family membrane homeostasis protein TrhA, with product MSETGTDHPKPRYTKAEELANTLTHGAGLIGSIVGAVLLIVLTATGGDGWQLASSIVYGGALIALYAASTLYHALPSPRQKRVMRILDHSAIYVLIAGTYTPFALVVLREEGRSWALFGAIWTIAVVGVVLKILFTGRLNVLSTAAYVLMGWLCVVVARPLVESLPTAALVLLASGGVAYTAGVAFYANRKLPFSHAIWHGFVVAGSVLQFFAIYHYVLVPAT from the coding sequence ATGTCAGAGACCGGAACAGACCACCCGAAACCGCGCTACACAAAGGCCGAGGAGCTCGCCAACACGCTGACGCACGGCGCAGGGCTTATCGGCAGCATAGTCGGGGCGGTGCTGCTCATCGTTCTGACGGCCACCGGTGGCGACGGCTGGCAGCTTGCGAGTTCCATAGTCTACGGGGGTGCGCTTATCGCGCTATACGCCGCCTCGACGCTCTATCACGCGCTCCCCTCCCCGCGCCAGAAGCGGGTGATGAGGATCCTGGATCACTCCGCTATCTATGTCCTGATAGCCGGTACGTACACCCCGTTCGCCCTTGTCGTGCTGCGCGAGGAAGGCAGGAGCTGGGCGCTGTTCGGGGCGATCTGGACAATAGCCGTCGTGGGCGTGGTTCTGAAGATCCTCTTCACTGGCCGTCTGAACGTCCTCTCCACCGCCGCCTACGTGTTGATGGGCTGGCTGTGCGTCGTGGTGGCGAGGCCGCTGGTGGAGAGCCTGCCGACCGCCGCGCTCGTTCTGCTTGCTTCGGGCGGGGTTGCGTACACCGCCGGGGTCGCTTTCTACGCCAACCGCAAGCTGCCCTTCTCGCACGCCATCTGGCACGGTTTCGTTGTCGCCGGGAGCGTGCTGCAGTTTTTTGCGATCTACCACTACGTTCTTGTCCCCGCCACCTGA